The proteins below are encoded in one region of uncultured Eubacteriales bacterium:
- a CDS encoding conserved exported hypothetical protein (Evidence 4 : Homologs of previously reported genes of unknown function): MKLKRLSALALTLALTLTACAPATPAVTNSPTPTPTPTETATPTPTPSETTPAERTKVNLAVLKGNTGMSAVKLLADNETGTTANDYSVTIAAAPDEVTGKLINGDLDIAALPTNVAATLYNKTDGGVQMLAVCGLGVLYVLENGDAVHSMADLAGKTLYATGQGANPEYVLNYLLKQNGLEAGKDVTVEWKTSDELTTLMASGEIDLAMMPVPAATGVVMKNSDVRFALDLTQEWDAVADHGVLTMSCVAVRTEFAQEHPEAVEAFLKEYSASVDYVKNNVEEGAELIAKYGITPNAQIAAAAIPQVNLIYVDGEEMRDSIQGYYEVLAAADPSSIGGGIPADDFYYIG, translated from the coding sequence ATGAAACTAAAAAGACTTTCCGCTCTTGCGTTGACCCTGGCCCTCACCCTGACGGCTTGTGCCCCCGCCACCCCCGCCGTGACGAATTCTCCCACCCCGACCCCTACGCCCACTGAGACGGCGACGCCCACACCCACTCCAAGCGAGACCACCCCTGCTGAGAGGACGAAGGTGAATCTGGCGGTCCTCAAGGGAAACACCGGCATGAGCGCCGTAAAACTCCTGGCCGACAACGAGACGGGCACCACCGCCAACGACTATTCCGTCACCATCGCCGCCGCTCCCGACGAGGTCACAGGCAAGCTCATCAACGGCGACCTGGACATTGCGGCCCTGCCCACCAACGTGGCCGCCACGCTCTACAATAAGACGGACGGCGGCGTGCAGATGCTGGCTGTGTGTGGCCTGGGCGTCCTCTACGTGCTGGAGAACGGAGACGCCGTCCACTCCATGGCCGATCTGGCGGGCAAGACGCTCTACGCCACCGGTCAGGGCGCGAACCCTGAGTATGTCCTCAACTACCTCCTTAAGCAGAACGGCCTGGAGGCTGGCAAGGACGTGACGGTGGAGTGGAAGACCAGTGACGAGCTCACCACCCTCATGGCCTCCGGCGAGATCGATCTTGCTATGATGCCTGTGCCCGCCGCCACCGGCGTGGTGATGAAGAACTCTGACGTGCGCTTTGCCCTGGACCTCACCCAAGAGTGGGATGCGGTAGCCGACCACGGCGTCCTCACCATGAGCTGTGTCGCCGTGCGTACCGAGTTTGCCCAGGAGCACCCCGAGGCTGTGGAGGCCTTCCTCAAGGAGTACTCCGCCTCGGTGGACTACGTGAAGAACAACGTGGAGGAGGGCGCGGAGCTGATCGCCAAGTATGGGATTACCCCCAACGCTCAGATCGCCGCTGCTGCCATCCCTCAGGTCAATCTTATCTACGTGGACGGCGAGGAGATGCGCGACAGCATCCAGGGCTACTACGAGGTACTGGCCGCCGCCGACCCCAGCAGCATTGGCGGCGGCATCCCAGCGGACGATTTCTATTACATTGGGTAA
- the truB gene encoding tRNA pseudouridine synthase B — protein sequence MANGIIVIDKPSGWTSMDVCAKIRRVLGERRVGHAGTLDPMATGILPVFVGRATRAVEFAAETGKEYVAGLRLGLVTDTQDTTGTVLEECSPEVNREQLETVLARFRGNILQIPPMYSAIKKDGKKLYELARKGKEVEREPRPVTIHALELLPAETDEHAQLNSGDYLLRVKCSKGTYIRTLCHDIGAALSCGGVMSSLRRTEAAGFTLEQAVTMEDFLAAGERGEAETFLLPVDAYFARHPRLDVLPPVEKRLRNGMEVPTTAGDASYRVYGSGGEFLGLAQAEACRLRFIKSFFEV from the coding sequence ATGGCTAATGGCATTATAGTGATCGACAAACCCTCCGGCTGGACCAGCATGGACGTGTGTGCCAAGATACGCCGTGTGCTGGGTGAGCGGAGGGTGGGCCACGCGGGGACCCTGGACCCGATGGCGACGGGGATACTCCCGGTATTCGTGGGCCGGGCGACCCGGGCCGTGGAATTTGCCGCTGAGACGGGGAAGGAGTACGTGGCAGGGCTGCGCCTGGGACTTGTCACCGACACGCAGGACACCACGGGGACCGTCCTGGAGGAGTGCTCCCCGGAGGTGAACAGAGAGCAGCTTGAAACGGTGCTCGCTCGGTTCCGGGGGAACATTCTTCAAATCCCACCCATGTACTCTGCCATCAAGAAGGACGGAAAAAAGCTCTACGAGTTGGCCCGCAAGGGCAAGGAGGTGGAGCGGGAGCCCAGACCCGTAACCATTCACGCCCTGGAGCTGCTGCCCGCCGAAACGGATGAGCATGCTCAGCTTAACAGCGGCGATTACCTGCTACGGGTCAAATGCTCAAAGGGTACTTATATCAGAACCCTCTGTCACGACATCGGCGCGGCCCTGAGCTGCGGAGGAGTCATGTCGTCCCTCCGCAGGACGGAGGCCGCCGGGTTCACCTTAGAGCAGGCGGTCACGATGGAAGACTTTCTAGCGGCGGGTGAGCGGGGGGAGGCGGAAACCTTCCTTCTACCGGTGGACGCCTACTTCGCCCGCCATCCCCGGCTCGATGTGCTTCCTCCGGTGGAAAAGCGCCTGCGCAACGGAATGGAGGTTCCCACCACTGCGGGGGATGCCTCCTACCGGGTCTATGGCTCCGGTGGTGAATTTTTAGGGCTGGCTCAGGCAGAGGCCTGCAGACTGCGTTTTATTAAAAGTTTTTTCGAGGTATAA
- a CDS encoding Cell envelope-like function transcriptional attenuator common domain protein, producing the protein MAPKKKGKKRRLSPFGQFLKYSYRTAVALSAVIVTLFVVWKLAIRPPEVAQPPAPSIPSESTPPVSGEPQPPGSANPSLARRKETYTFLLIAQDQVSSSTDTLIAVTYDVPNKKVGMVSIPRDTLVDRKVGPYRYHKINAAYGNAETNSPGTGIAELKDAVSDLIGIPIDYYVLVDVPSFIRIVDAVGGVDFEVPVYMDYDAPDQDLHIHYDAKMYYGLSGQQVMEIARCRKNTIWKDGSYTLYDAYPDAEIGRTRTQQALLKAIAKKLISWNSIPKITKLAGIVNESVKTNMPLDDMIFFAQNAITVDLSEGLTTATFPGNGNVTYRGVEYCYEYDKAAALELINTLLNPYTTEVTEDMVDILQP; encoded by the coding sequence TTGGCTCCAAAGAAAAAAGGAAAAAAGCGGCGGCTCTCCCCGTTTGGACAGTTTTTGAAGTACAGCTACCGCACTGCGGTGGCCCTCTCCGCCGTCATCGTGACCCTGTTTGTGGTGTGGAAGCTGGCTATCCGCCCGCCGGAGGTGGCACAGCCACCGGCCCCTTCCATCCCCAGCGAGAGCACCCCCCCAGTGAGCGGGGAGCCGCAGCCGCCGGGGAGCGCAAATCCCTCTCTTGCGCGGCGGAAGGAAACCTATACCTTTCTCCTCATCGCTCAGGACCAGGTGAGCTCCAGCACCGACACCCTCATCGCCGTCACCTACGACGTGCCCAACAAGAAGGTGGGCATGGTCTCCATCCCACGGGACACGCTGGTAGACCGGAAGGTGGGGCCCTACCGCTATCATAAGATCAACGCCGCGTACGGCAACGCCGAGACCAACTCCCCCGGCACCGGCATCGCCGAGCTGAAGGATGCGGTGAGCGACCTTATAGGTATCCCCATCGACTACTACGTATTGGTAGACGTACCCTCCTTCATCCGTATCGTGGACGCGGTGGGGGGGGTGGACTTTGAGGTTCCGGTCTATATGGACTACGATGCGCCCGACCAGGACCTGCACATTCACTATGACGCCAAGATGTACTATGGCCTCTCTGGACAGCAGGTAATGGAGATCGCCCGGTGCAGGAAAAACACCATCTGGAAGGACGGGTCCTACACCCTGTACGACGCCTACCCGGATGCGGAGATCGGACGCACCCGCACCCAGCAAGCCCTTTTAAAGGCCATAGCCAAAAAGCTGATCTCTTGGAACAGCATCCCCAAAATCACCAAGCTGGCAGGCATTGTGAACGAGAGCGTAAAGACCAATATGCCCTTGGATGACATGATCTTCTTCGCTCAGAACGCCATCACCGTGGATCTGTCCGAGGGCTTGACCACCGCCACCTTCCCCGGTAACGGAAACGTGACCTACCGGGGTGTGGAATACTGCTACGAGTACGACAAGGCCGCCGCGCTGGAACTTATCAACACCCTGCTCAACCCCTACACCACCGAAGTCACCGAGGATATGGTGGATATTCTGCAGCCCTGA
- a CDS encoding hypothetical protein (Evidence 5 : No homology to any previously reported sequences), with amino-acid sequence MPVAGRPAGRGKRPHRRPPHHPGTGIAIIPVLARAKTGIFLKKDKFHFVSLVGMGKFRYTNLC; translated from the coding sequence GTGCCAGTTGCTGGTAGACCTGCTGGGCGCGGTAAACGCCCTCACCGCCGCCCTCCTCACCACCCGGGCACAGGTATAGCAATCATCCCGGTCTTGGCGCGGGCTAAGACCGGGATTTTCTTAAAAAAAGATAAATTTCACTTCGTTTCCCTTGTAGGGATGGGTAAATTTCGTTATACTAACCTCTGTTGA
- the ribF gene encoding Riboflavin biosynthesis protein RibF: MNTKRVIALGFFDGVHLGHAALLRRVTEEAERRGVVPAAVTFDTHPENLIVGSPMPLISSPLDRAELMRRYYGIKEIIVARFDERMMRMPWEDFITDFLVKENGAVHLVAGHDFHFGYKGEGNPERLKAKCVELGIGCDIIPKVELCGITISSTYIRGLLSQGETELANYFLGHPHTLTDTVQHGKKLGSTLGFPTVNLRFAPGVLVPAKGVYATKVFFENGDSRLAVTNVGVRPTVDDHGEVNVEGFLLDFDGDLYGQTLRMEFYKFLRPEVRFDTLEALRIQVMRDTDVTREYFKSRA, translated from the coding sequence TTGAACACCAAACGCGTAATTGCATTAGGCTTTTTTGACGGCGTCCACTTGGGGCACGCCGCGCTGCTCCGCCGGGTGACCGAGGAGGCGGAGCGCCGGGGCGTAGTCCCTGCCGCCGTCACCTTTGACACCCACCCGGAGAACCTGATCGTCGGCTCCCCCATGCCCCTTATTAGTTCTCCGCTGGACCGGGCTGAATTGATGCGCCGGTATTACGGCATCAAGGAGATCATCGTGGCCCGCTTTGACGAGCGCATGATGCGCATGCCCTGGGAGGACTTCATCACCGACTTCCTGGTGAAAGAGAACGGTGCTGTCCACCTTGTGGCGGGACATGACTTCCACTTTGGCTACAAGGGGGAGGGAAACCCCGAGCGGCTGAAGGCAAAATGTGTTGAGTTAGGGATCGGGTGCGACATCATCCCCAAGGTTGAGCTGTGTGGAATCACCATCTCCTCCACCTATATCCGTGGCCTCCTGAGCCAGGGAGAGACCGAGCTGGCCAACTACTTTTTGGGCCACCCGCATACACTAACCGATACGGTGCAGCACGGGAAAAAGCTGGGTTCCACTTTGGGCTTTCCCACAGTGAACCTCCGTTTTGCCCCCGGTGTGCTTGTGCCCGCCAAGGGGGTGTATGCCACCAAGGTTTTCTTTGAAAACGGTGACAGCCGTCTGGCTGTTACCAACGTGGGCGTTCGCCCCACGGTGGATGACCACGGCGAGGTCAACGTAGAGGGATTTCTCCTGGACTTTGACGGCGACCTGTATGGACAGACCCTCCGCATGGAATTCTACAAATTCCTCCGCCCGGAGGTGCGGTTCGACACCCTGGAGGCCTTGCGCATCCAAGTCATGCGGGACACCGACGTAACCCGGGAATATTTTAAGAGCCGCGCCTGA
- a CDS encoding DHHA1 domain protein, with the protein MDYKETASHLKAQDYFLIITHRRPDGDTIGCAVGLCAALRALGKTAWVLENPDATTLFAPYLDGYLAPAGFDPAFVVSVDIAGVSLFTENAAPYLERGIDLAIDHHPSNEGFGRENCVDAGRAACGELVYDIVRQWGEVRPETALPLYVAVSTDTGCFVYSNTTAGTHRVAAALMDAGIDYRGVNKRHFRTKSFKRLRLESMLCEGMELFDGGKTAIAAVSLDMMAALDATEEDVEDIAAYVGQVEGVSASVTIRELRPGECKLSVRTSSAVNATAVCALLGGGGHAAAAGCTVYGSVQDAKDAILAAIHQVKHG; encoded by the coding sequence ATGGATTATAAAGAGACCGCCTCGCACCTCAAGGCGCAAGACTATTTCCTCATCATCACCCACCGCCGACCCGACGGGGATACCATCGGCTGTGCGGTGGGCCTCTGCGCAGCGCTGCGCGCTCTGGGAAAGACTGCTTGGGTGCTGGAAAACCCCGACGCTACCACCCTCTTTGCTCCCTATCTGGATGGGTATCTGGCCCCTGCGGGGTTCGACCCCGCTTTTGTGGTCAGCGTGGACATTGCGGGAGTCAGCCTCTTCACCGAGAACGCCGCCCCATATTTGGAGCGGGGCATAGACCTCGCCATTGACCACCACCCCTCCAATGAGGGCTTTGGGAGGGAAAACTGCGTGGATGCGGGCCGGGCCGCCTGCGGTGAGCTGGTGTACGACATCGTCCGGCAGTGGGGCGAGGTGCGCCCGGAGACGGCCCTTCCTCTCTATGTGGCCGTCTCCACCGACACGGGCTGCTTTGTGTACAGCAACACCACCGCCGGGACCCACCGGGTGGCCGCCGCCCTGATGGACGCGGGCATTGACTACCGGGGTGTGAACAAGCGGCACTTCCGCACCAAGAGCTTTAAACGCCTGCGGCTGGAGAGCATGCTCTGCGAGGGAATGGAACTCTTCGATGGCGGCAAGACCGCCATCGCCGCCGTCTCCCTGGACATGATGGCTGCCCTGGACGCCACCGAGGAGGACGTGGAGGACATCGCCGCCTATGTGGGACAGGTGGAGGGTGTCAGCGCCTCGGTCACTATCCGGGAGCTTCGACCCGGCGAGTGCAAGCTCTCCGTACGCACCTCCAGTGCTGTCAACGCAACCGCTGTCTGCGCCCTCCTGGGCGGCGGCGGCCACGCCGCCGCCGCGGGATGTACCGTGTACGGCTCTGTTCAGGACGCGAAGGACGCTATCTTAGCCGCCATCCATCAGGTGAAGCATGGCTAA
- a CDS encoding ABC transporter, ATP-binding protein, with product MIRVRDLTVRFGDKLVLDRFSIDLPGAGITALSGPSGCGKTTLLRVLGGLQKSESGSVAGAGVTAFLFQEDRLLPWRTVGQHITDLLPRERRGEKDRWLALAELEGEEGSFPAALSGGMGRRLALARTLALGGDLYLLDEPFTGVDAARIGHILERVRDLGKPVLLVSHEAETIAQCDKVIYLDGSPLKINDN from the coding sequence ATGATCAGGGTGCGCGATCTGACAGTGCGCTTTGGCGACAAGCTGGTGCTGGACCGGTTCTCCATTGACCTGCCCGGAGCGGGCATCACCGCCCTCTCCGGCCCCTCTGGCTGCGGGAAAACCACTTTGCTCCGGGTGCTGGGGGGATTACAAAAGAGCGAATCCGGCAGTGTGGCGGGAGCGGGGGTGACCGCGTTCCTCTTCCAGGAGGACAGGCTGCTTCCCTGGCGCACCGTGGGCCAGCACATTACCGACCTGCTCCCCCGGGAGCGGCGGGGGGAGAAGGACCGCTGGCTGGCCCTTGCCGAGCTGGAGGGAGAGGAGGGGTCATTCCCCGCAGCCCTGTCCGGCGGGATGGGCCGACGTTTGGCCCTGGCCCGTACGCTGGCCCTGGGGGGCGATCTCTACCTCCTGGACGAGCCCTTCACAGGCGTGGACGCCGCCAGAATCGGACACATTCTGGAGCGGGTCCGCGACCTCGGCAAGCCGGTGCTCCTGGTGAGCCACGAGGCCGAAACCATAGCTCAGTGCGATAAGGTGATCTATTTGGACGGGTCGCCACTGAAAATTAATGATAATTGA
- the rbfA gene encoding Ribosome-binding factor A, translated as MPNNRIGRINEEIQRELSNLIRTVKDPRVHGLVSITAVETTPDLRYAKVFVSVLDKSDVNEVVKGLKSAGGYLRRELGGALSLRYTPELIFERDDSIDKGAHILELIEKLDK; from the coding sequence ATGCCAAATAATAGAATCGGGCGTATCAACGAGGAAATCCAGCGAGAGCTTTCCAATCTGATTCGTACCGTCAAGGACCCCAGGGTTCATGGGCTGGTGTCCATCACCGCGGTGGAGACCACACCTGACCTCCGATACGCCAAGGTCTTCGTTAGCGTGCTGGACAAGAGCGACGTGAACGAGGTGGTCAAGGGTCTCAAGTCCGCCGGTGGCTACCTCCGGCGGGAGTTGGGCGGTGCGCTGAGCCTGCGCTACACTCCCGAGCTCATCTTCGAGCGGGACGACTCCATCGACAAGGGTGCCCACATCCTGGAGCTCATCGAAAAATTGGATAAATAG
- a CDS encoding hypothetical protein (Evidence 5 : No homology to any previously reported sequences) encodes MEWLTKAGHEETMWFLPLLSEKERELLKGHVLFEDAPSAISYAAEEFDCRVGIVEKGETIYTPREFDRALGIILAGRVQVSKEGYVVSVLGPGDVFGAAALYNSRADYATTLTALVPCRVVFFSQKLMSNIMARDSAVARNYIRYLSGRIRFLEGKLDSLLAPDAKRKLAQYLLERRVGNSVTLDCSMSSLARRLDLGRTSLYRAFETLTEAGAIEKQGKEIRILKEDVLL; translated from the coding sequence ATGGAATGGCTTACCAAGGCCGGCCACGAAGAGACCATGTGGTTTCTCCCCCTTTTGAGCGAGAAGGAGCGGGAGCTGCTCAAGGGGCATGTTCTCTTTGAGGACGCACCCAGTGCCATCTCCTACGCGGCGGAAGAGTTTGACTGCCGGGTGGGGATCGTGGAGAAAGGCGAGACCATCTACACCCCTCGGGAATTTGATCGGGCGCTGGGCATCATCCTGGCGGGCCGGGTCCAGGTAAGTAAGGAGGGCTACGTGGTCAGCGTGTTGGGGCCGGGCGATGTTTTCGGTGCCGCTGCCCTCTACAATAGCCGGGCAGACTACGCCACCACCCTCACCGCCCTGGTCCCCTGCCGGGTGGTCTTCTTCTCCCAAAAGCTGATGTCAAACATCATGGCCCGTGATTCGGCGGTGGCGAGGAACTATATCCGTTACTTGTCGGGCCGCATCCGCTTTTTAGAGGGCAAGCTGGATAGCCTCTTGGCGCCCGACGCCAAGCGCAAGCTGGCCCAATACCTGCTGGAGCGGCGGGTGGGGAACAGCGTCACCTTGGACTGCTCCATGAGCAGCCTGGCCCGCAGGCTGGATTTGGGCCGTACCTCGCTCTACCGGGCTTTTGAGACCTTGACCGAGGCAGGTGCCATCGAGAAACAAGGAAAAGAGATCCGCATTTTAAAGGAGGATGTATTGCTATGA
- the infB gene encoding Translation initiation factor IF-2 has protein sequence MLNNKYRVSDVAKDFNRPSKDIIEVLAQYDSTPKKSGQALEDRELNFLFEHLTQHNQVASIESIFADTYHEPKAAAATEHPKAVPAPAAQPAAAQPAAPAASAPAAPAPQKSAPAQGVENRPTTRVPEKRTVDTRKGGDVNLAKYDEKLENIASQRTQTMQAGKQKFQNRNNNRKGAPTFGNKRRNEEQEKMRRLQMEIAKKTPLKVLIPDEIAVGELASRMKKTGAEVVKCLIRNGVMASVSDVIDFDTAAIIAEDMGCKVEREVIVTIEEKLIDTAEDKNEDLVSRAPVVVVMGHVDHGKTSLLDRIRAANVASGEAGGITQHIGAYQVEVGGKPITFLDTPGHEAFTAMRARGAMITDIAILVVAADDGIMPQTVESINHAKAAEIPIIVAINKMDKPTANPDKIKQQLTEYGLVSEEWGGETILVPISAKTGMGVDTLLEMVSLTAEMRELKANPNRTAHGAVIEARLDKGRGPVATLLVQNGTLHQGDVIIAGTAVGRVRAMTNAKGEKLTEAGPSVPVEIIGMGEVPGAGDDFHAVADERMARELVEQRKHEQKNATTGGVKQKVSLEDLFSQIQEGELKDLNIIVKADVQGSAEAVKSSLEKLTNEEVRVRVIHSAVGAISESDVMLASTSNAIIVGFNVRPDNNARDNAARLGVDMRMYRVIYDAIQEIETAMKGMLAPKFKEVSLGEAEIREVYKITGAGIVAGCYVTRGKIQRGAQLRLIRDNIIIHEGVIATLRRFKDDVKEVAQGYECGVTVEKYGDVKIGDVIEAFIMEQIVV, from the coding sequence TTGCTGAACAATAAATACCGTGTAAGCGACGTGGCCAAGGACTTTAACCGTCCCAGCAAGGATATCATTGAGGTCCTGGCGCAGTACGACTCCACGCCCAAAAAATCCGGCCAGGCCTTGGAGGATCGGGAGCTTAACTTCCTCTTCGAGCACCTGACTCAGCACAACCAGGTGGCGAGCATCGAGAGCATCTTTGCCGATACCTACCACGAGCCCAAGGCTGCGGCGGCCACAGAGCATCCCAAGGCTGTGCCCGCTCCTGCCGCGCAGCCTGCCGCGGCTCAGCCTGCCGCGCCCGCGGCGTCGGCTCCTGCGGCCCCCGCGCCTCAGAAGTCGGCCCCCGCCCAGGGTGTGGAGAACCGCCCCACCACTCGTGTGCCCGAAAAAAGGACTGTGGACACCCGCAAGGGCGGCGACGTAAACCTCGCCAAGTACGATGAGAAACTGGAGAACATCGCTTCACAGCGCACCCAAACCATGCAGGCTGGCAAGCAGAAGTTCCAGAACCGCAACAATAACCGTAAGGGTGCGCCTACCTTCGGCAACAAGCGCCGCAACGAGGAGCAGGAGAAAATGCGCCGGCTCCAGATGGAGATCGCCAAGAAGACCCCCCTCAAGGTGCTCATCCCCGATGAGATCGCCGTTGGCGAGCTCGCCTCCCGCATGAAGAAGACCGGGGCCGAGGTAGTCAAGTGCCTCATCCGAAACGGAGTTATGGCCTCGGTCAGCGACGTGATCGACTTCGATACAGCCGCCATCATCGCCGAGGACATGGGCTGCAAGGTGGAGCGCGAGGTCATCGTCACCATCGAGGAAAAGCTGATCGATACCGCCGAGGACAAGAACGAGGACCTGGTTTCCCGTGCCCCCGTGGTAGTGGTTATGGGCCACGTCGACCACGGCAAGACCTCTCTGCTCGACCGCATCCGGGCCGCCAATGTGGCCTCCGGCGAGGCGGGCGGTATCACCCAGCACATCGGCGCTTACCAGGTGGAGGTGGGCGGCAAGCCCATCACCTTCTTGGACACCCCGGGCCATGAGGCGTTTACTGCCATGCGTGCCCGCGGCGCCATGATTACCGACATCGCCATCCTGGTGGTGGCGGCCGACGACGGCATCATGCCCCAGACCGTGGAGTCCATCAACCACGCTAAGGCCGCCGAGATTCCCATCATCGTGGCCATCAATAAGATGGATAAGCCCACCGCCAACCCCGATAAGATCAAGCAGCAGCTTACCGAGTACGGCCTGGTGTCCGAGGAGTGGGGCGGCGAAACCATTTTGGTTCCCATCTCTGCCAAGACCGGCATGGGCGTGGATACCCTCCTAGAGATGGTCTCTCTCACCGCCGAAATGCGTGAGCTCAAGGCAAACCCCAACCGCACCGCCCATGGCGCGGTCATTGAGGCCCGGCTCGACAAGGGCCGCGGTCCCGTGGCCACCCTCCTGGTCCAGAACGGCACCCTCCACCAGGGCGACGTCATCATCGCGGGTACCGCCGTGGGCCGCGTCCGTGCCATGACCAACGCCAAGGGTGAAAAGCTCACCGAGGCGGGCCCTTCTGTACCCGTAGAGATCATCGGAATGGGAGAAGTGCCCGGTGCGGGCGACGACTTCCACGCCGTGGCCGATGAGCGCATGGCCCGCGAGCTGGTGGAACAGCGCAAGCATGAGCAGAAGAACGCCACCACCGGTGGCGTGAAGCAGAAGGTCTCCCTGGAGGACCTGTTCAGTCAGATCCAGGAGGGCGAGCTGAAGGATCTGAACATCATCGTCAAGGCCGACGTGCAGGGCTCCGCCGAGGCAGTCAAGTCTTCCCTCGAAAAGCTCACCAACGAGGAGGTCCGGGTGCGGGTCATCCACTCCGCCGTGGGCGCCATCAGCGAGAGCGACGTGATGCTGGCCTCCACCTCCAACGCTATCATCGTGGGCTTTAACGTCCGCCCGGACAACAACGCTCGTGACAATGCCGCCCGCCTGGGCGTCGATATGCGCATGTACCGCGTTATTTATGACGCAATCCAGGAGATTGAGACCGCCATGAAGGGCATGCTGGCCCCCAAGTTCAAGGAGGTCTCGCTGGGCGAGGCCGAAATCCGCGAGGTCTACAAGATCACCGGCGCGGGCATCGTCGCGGGCTGCTACGTCACACGCGGCAAGATCCAGCGCGGCGCGCAGCTGCGCCTCATCCGGGATAACATCATCATCCATGAGGGCGTCATTGCCACCCTCCGCCGTTTTAAGGACGACGTCAAAGAAGTCGCCCAGGGCTATGAGTGCGGTGTGACGGTTGAAAAGTATGGCGATGTGAAGATCGGCGATGTCATCGAGGCGTTCATTATGGAGCAGATTGTAGTATAA
- a CDS encoding conserved hypothetical protein (Evidence 4 : Homologs of previously reported genes of unknown function) translates to MADYRCRPRQAAAADQARPMEEAQPMKRYISPCAPNESAAGSCESLSLARQNQILLEQLVELSSNQCQLLVDLLGAVNALTAALLTTRAQV, encoded by the coding sequence ATGGCAGATTACAGGTGCCGCCCGCGCCAGGCCGCGGCCGCCGACCAGGCCCGCCCCATGGAGGAAGCCCAGCCGATGAAACGCTACATAAGCCCCTGTGCGCCGAATGAGAGCGCCGCGGGGAGCTGCGAAAGCCTCTCCCTTGCCCGGCAGAACCAGATTCTGCTGGAGCAGCTGGTAGAGCTCTCCTCCAACCAGTGCCAGTTGCTGGTAGACCTGCTGGGCGCGGTAAACGCCCTCACCGCCGCCCTCCTCACCACCCGGGCACAGGTATAG
- a CDS encoding conserved membrane hypothetical protein (Evidence 4 : Homologs of previously reported genes of unknown function) yields the protein MGNSNRNKILKVVAPLAFWLGVWQLAALFVGKELLLPGPVAVGEQLLHMAGTSAFWQSAALSLGRVLAGFLAGAGTGAVLAVLTAAFSWADLLFSPAVRVVRAIPVVSFILLIMLWLSTGMVPGVCAGLMVMPVVWGNVRKGIGETDPLLLESAKAYRFTPLKTARLVYLPSVLPYFASSCVTGLGLAWKAGVAAEVISQPKRAIGLEMHNSKLYLETPSLFAWTVVVIALSFVLENLLSAFFLRMERGRRG from the coding sequence TTGGGTAATTCGAATCGGAATAAAATACTAAAAGTTGTCGCTCCCCTGGCCTTTTGGCTGGGGGTGTGGCAGCTTGCGGCCCTCTTTGTGGGAAAGGAACTCCTCCTTCCCGGCCCCGTGGCGGTGGGGGAGCAGCTCCTCCATATGGCGGGCACCTCCGCTTTCTGGCAGTCGGCAGCCTTGTCCTTGGGGCGGGTGCTGGCAGGCTTTCTGGCCGGGGCGGGCACGGGGGCGGTATTGGCGGTGCTGACCGCGGCGTTTTCTTGGGCCGACCTGCTCTTTTCCCCCGCCGTCCGGGTGGTCCGGGCCATCCCGGTGGTCTCGTTCATCCTGCTTATTATGCTCTGGCTCTCCACCGGGATGGTGCCGGGGGTGTGCGCCGGGCTGATGGTGATGCCTGTGGTGTGGGGCAACGTCCGCAAGGGCATCGGCGAGACCGACCCGCTCCTCCTGGAGAGTGCCAAAGCCTACCGCTTTACACCCCTAAAGACGGCTAGGCTTGTATATCTGCCCAGTGTCCTGCCCTACTTTGCCAGTAGCTGCGTCACCGGTCTTGGCCTCGCCTGGAAGGCGGGGGTGGCCGCCGAGGTCATCAGCCAGCCCAAGCGGGCCATAGGCCTTGAAATGCACAACAGCAAACTCTACTTGGAGACCCCGTCCCTCTTCGCATGGACTGTGGTGGTCATCGCACTGAGTTTTGTGTTGGAGAACCTGCTCTCCGCCTTCTTCCTGCGGATGGAGAGGGGGCGGCGGGGATGA